From the genome of Solibacillus sp. FSL H8-0538:
TGTTCTTCATTTAGTGATAGCAGGGCTTGCATCACCTTATCATTGACTAGCTTAGCCTCTTGCTCTGAAAAGCTAATTGGGAATTTGAGATCGGCTAAATTACGCGCCAGTCGAATACGCGTGCTCATGACAATATCCGTCTGCTGTGCATCTACTATCATCCAGCTCGGAGCGGCATTTGTTAAAAAGTGCTCGATATTCATTTGAAATCGACACCTCCCGCATGGACTCTGCTTTCTAGCATCCGAATTTCATCTCGCATTTTAGCAGCTTCTTCAAACTGCTCCTCCGCAATCGCCTGTTTCATTTGTTCGCGAATCGCAGCAATTTGTTGTAACCATTGTCCGATATGCAACTGTTCACCATCTGCCTTACCGATGTGCTTCGTTCCTGCTTGTAGTCTCTTTAATACATTAGGAAGCTGATCTCTGAACGTTTCATAACACTGTGCGCAGCCGAACCTCCCTTTATTTAAAAAATGACGATACGTAAAACCACAGGACGGGCAAGAGAGTAGTTTTTTGTCCGGATTTTGTTTCTCCTCCTGTACGTTTTTTGGGAATGGTACATTGAGCCAATTCGAAACGAGCTGTTGAAGGGAAACCGGTTCTTCTTTTACTTCAAATTGAAATGGATGGAATTGCGCTGCGCAAACTTCACAATAATGACGTTCAAACTTTTGACCGCTTTGAACTTGCGTCACGGTAACATTTGCATGTCTTTGTTTACAATGTTCACATATCACGTGTCAACACCCCTATAATTTTTCAAATTTAATTGTTCGCAACATCGCTTTTAGTATATATGCTCGAATCTCATCTCGTAGTGGTATTGGCAGGGGTATTGTAGAGCGGTCTATTACTACACGCATTATATTCGCTTCCCGTTCCGAAATTACATCTTCGTTTAGCAGTCGGTATATCATATGCTCCGCACTCGCTTGTGCAATGCCGTTGCCAACCTGTGCATCCATTTCATCCAGTAAGTCGGTTCTTGAATGAACGGTTACACGTAAAATTCGGATATAACCACCACCACCACGCTTGCTTTGCACCAAGTAGCCATGTTCTGCTGTAAAACGAGTATTAATGACGTAATTAATTTGCGACGGTACACAATGAAATTTATCAGCAAGTTCGCTTCGCTTTATTTCAATATACCCTTGTCCTTGTAATTCAATAACATCCTTCAAATACCCTTCAATAATGTCAGTAATATTCTGCATTTTTTTACCTCACCTCATTTGAACGACTGACTTTGACTATCTTTGACTTAAATATACAATAGTCAAAAAACGAAATGCAAATTATAACTTCTTTGCCAAAAGAACTAACGTGTTCATGCGCCTGCTTCGCCCCGACAAGCGCAGAAGAGTCCAAAGTGAAGGTGTTCTTTGCTTTCAACCCGAAGACAGACCGCGACCTTTAAGGGGCTGGCGTTTTCGACTGGAAGTTGGGTGTACTTATTTGAATATTATCCACATAGTGAAATTTTATAATTTCCTTCACAATAAAAAAAACAGCAAAACCTGTATTAAGGTTTCACTGCTCACACGTTATACCCAACGACCAACAATTGGGTAATTCCACGATGTTTCGTTTAGTGCTTTGACAATCCCAATAATCGGGGCAACTACCCACATCAATAGGAACACGATTAAGAATGGAAGGCCAATTATAAAAACGCTGAAGAAGCCTGAAATTGCTACTAAAATCCCCATCACAATTTGAAATAATAATGCCTGAATAGACAAACGTTTTACCTCTTCATCCGAACTAATTACGAAAAATAATATCGGTACTAAAAATGGCGCAAAAAACGCACTGGCATGAATAATTACTTTTGACCATTTTAAATCCATGTATATCAACCTCTCATATTTACTTTTTTTAGTCGTTAAGAAAGTATGACTTTCTTAACGACATAATAAAGGACATCCTCTCGCCCTCTAGTTTGGGGCAAGATGTATCTGTTTAATTTACTACTAGTTATACGAACTAGTTGCCAAAAAGATTCTAAAAAAATGAGCTACACCAAAATAGTGGCGTAGCTCTACACACATCAATATGGCCCGAAATCATCCGGACGATCTTCACCAGCTTGTGGAAATAGGAAATACGAAATAAACGCTGCTAAAACTGCCGCGCCTACTACAATTAACACTTTATTCACTGTTGGAACTTCGTTGTATTTGTTTACCAGCATAAAACCTGAAGAAACAGCTACGACAATAGACAATGGAATAACAAATTTTAAACGACCTTTATAAAATTTCATACGTAACTTCCTTTACTCATATTGGAGAAAATATTTCAACAATCAACATATATTTTACAGTGTTTGAAAATAAAACACAAACTGTACTAAACTTCAATTACCAGACGAAATAGTGGTGTTCATTTTGCAAAAACATAGTAAAATAGATAACATACAATTCAATAATATTACTAATTTGAAACTTGTAAGAAACGAGGAAAACGATGATTACTTGGCTTTCTAAATCTGCAAAAAATGCAAACAAACCGTTTTTTGAAACGACTAAATTCATCCGAGAAGTCCATCTTGATGTTTCAAAATATCCTGATTTAAACAAACAGCTCCAATTATTAAAGCTAACAAAAGAGGACTTAGCCATAGTAAAACAACTACAACCACATGCAGGTGAACTGATTCCAGTTATGGTTGAACAGTTTTACGCTTCTATTAGTTTAAGTTCTGAGTTAATGACAATTATACAAAATACGACGCGCATTGAGAAATTGAAAGTAACTTTACATAAGCATTTAACCGAGATTTTTAATAGTCGCATCGACACTGCGTATATTGAAGAGCGAAAAGTGATTGCTCGTGTTCATGTACGCATCGGCTTAAAATCAAAATGGTATTTAGCTTCTTTCCAATCCTTAATGACGACCTTTATTGATTTTATTAATACAATAGAAATGCCAAAAGAAGACGCAACAAAAGCCATTAATGCTTTTTCTAAATTAATCAACTTTGAACAACAGCTTGTAATCGAAGCTTATGAAAACGAGGAAGAACGTATCCGTAATGAAGCAGAGGAGCTTAAACACTCGCTTGTACATACGATTCAAAATACCGCGAAGGAATTAAATGCGATTAGCGAAGAAACAAATGCTTCACTACAGGAAATCGCTGTACAAACAGATGAAATAGCTACAAGTACTGTACAAGGCTTAAATTTCGTTGCTGAAACAGAATTAAAATCTTCTGTCGGTAAAGATCATTTACAAACACAAACAAAGTTAATGACGACTGTTCTAGACCGTGTCGACGTATTAGAAACATCGATGGCTGCTTTACGTGTTTCTTCAAAAAAAATCTCAGAAATTGTTGGCCTAGTTACGGGCATTGCTGACCAAACAAACTTGCTTGCACTGAATGCGTCGATCGAAGCAGCTCGTGCTGGAGAGCATGGCAAAGGCTTTGCTGTCGTTGCCGATGAAGTACGTAAACTTGCAGAGGAAACGAAAAATGCCGTACAAAACGTGTCACATTTAATTAAAGAAACGGAAAACAATATTGTGAGTATGGCCGATTCTGTTAATAGTGTAGATACACAGGTGAAAATGAGCGTCGATACCCAACATAGTATAGCCGATTCCTTCAATTCAATTGCGGAGGCCGTATCTGGAATTAAAGAACAGTACATGAGTACTTCCGAAGATATCCAAACAATTTCAAATGTAATTACTGAATTGACGCAAGCAGCAACGCTCGTATCGTCATCATCTGATTCTCTTTTACGCGTTGTCCACGAACTAAATGATTAATAAGAAAAGCGTATTCGCGCCAGCTAACACTAGTATTGGAATTTTTTCCTGATCGAAAGGCGGTAGCCGTTAGCAACAAAAACGACACGTCCTTTGTCCAATTTAACTAACGTCGTGTTAGCCTCATGCACTTTATAAGCGACACGAATACCTCGCCCCATCTAATAAAAGCTGAGGCTGTGCAAATCGCACAGCTTCAGCTTTTTCTCTTCTGCATTAATACCCGTTTCGCTTTACGATGATCTCGGCGTAAAGGGCCTGTTTCAAATAGACGTCGCTCTTCATCTGTTTCTGGAAAAACTTCTGGGACTGCTGACGGCTTACCTTCATCATTCACTGCGACCATTGTGACGAAAGATTCCGTCGTCAAGCGCTTCTCTCCCGTTTTTAAATTACGTGATAAGACATGGACATATACTTCCATTGATGTACGACCTGTACTCGTCACGAGTGCTTCAAACTCTAAGACATCTCCAGCATGCGCGGGTGAAACGAAATCTACCGAATCAATCGATGCCGTCACCACTTCACTTTGAGCATGCTTCATTGCTGCAATTGCAGCAATTTCATCAATGTAGGCTAACACCTTTCCTCCAAAAATCGTGTTATGATGATTTGTATCGGGTGGTAACACTAATCGTGTTTGTATCGTACGTGACTGACCCATTGGCACTGCATTCCCCATGTAAGACACCCCTTAATTACTATTTATCTCCCTTATGTTACAAGTGAGTCTACTGAAATACAATTGTTTTGCTAAATAATAATCCACTAAAAATTGGTTTTAATCGTAATAAATTTTAACTCGGTCATTTCTTCTACTGCATACTGAATGCCTTCACGTCCGTAACCACTCATTTTCACGCCACCATAAGGCATATTATCCACGCGGAATGTTGGAATATCATTAATTATAATCGCACCCGCCTCCAGTTCGTCTGCCGCGCGCATTGCATCTGTTAGTACATTCGTGTAAATTCCCGCATTTAAGCCCAGTTTCGAGTCATTTACAAGTCGAATTGCCTCGTCTAATGTTTCATATGGAACAATTGATACGATTGGCGCGAATGTTTCCTCACACACTATTTTCATATCCGGCTGCACATTTGTCATTACAGTTGGTGTACAAATACGGTTTGTAAACTCGGCTCCAGTTGCCACAACCGCACCTTGCATTTTTGCTTCTTCTATCCATTTTTTAATACGGGCTACTTCGTCTAGGTTAATCATCACGCTCACGTCTGTGTTTTTATCAAGTGGATCGCCGATTTTTAACTTCTTTGTCTCTTCAACAAAGGCTTGTGTAAATTCATCACAAATCGAACTGTGCACATAAATTCGTTGCAGTGAAATACAAACTTGACCCGCAAAACCGAATGCGCCACCGACACAGCGCTTCACAATTTTTTCAAGCGGCGTAGATGGCTCCACAATGACAGCTGCATTTGAACCAAGCTCTAGGGTAATTTTTCGTAAGCCAATTTTTTCTTTTAGCTTTAAACCAACCGCACCGCTCCCGGTAAATGTCACTTTTTTTACATGTTTATGCGTTATGAGCGTATCACTTAACTCTCTCCCACCACCTGTGACGATTTGTAGTACACCGTCTGGTAAGCCTGCTTCTTTAAAAATTTCGGCCATCACAATTGAACTAAGTGGCGTTTGTGTAGCAGGCTTTAATACAACCGTATTACCTGCCGCAAATGCGGGTCCTAGCTTATGCGCCACTAAATTAAACGGAAAATTAAACGGAGAAATTGCGGATACGACACCGAGCGGAATCCGTTTTGTGTAGCCAATACGGTCCGTTACACCTGGTGCTGCATCTAACGGGATTGTTTCACCCGTCGACTGCTTCGCGGCTTCTGCTGCAAATTGATACGTCGCTATGGTACGGTCAATTTCTGCAAGTCCTGCTGACAGCGGTTTCCCTGCTTCCATCGCTATAATTTCTGCAAATTCATCTTTACGGCCGCGCATAATGTCGACTACTTTATATAAAATCTCTGCACGTTCATACGCAGTTGTTTTTTTGAATAATTGGAATGCTTCATGTGCTCCTTCAATTGCTCGTTCGACATCAGTAGGTGTTGCCTTCGCTACTTTTGCAATGACTTCACCCGTATATGGCGCTGTTAATTCATAGCTCTCCGCCGTGTTTTCCCAATGCCCATTAATCCAAAGCTTTGTTTCTTTCATGTGAAATGCCTCCATTTATATTTGTCTTCTATTCCTTCTATTGTGTAGCCTTAAGTTAGCTGAAAAAGTATCCTATAAAATTATCTACTATACCCAAACCTATTTTTAGTAGATCTTGTAGACCTAAATCCGACATGTTTAGTGCTTGTGTTCAATTAGTGACCTGCATAAAATTTTGAATAATTCATGGATTCCCTTTTTTCACTCACCCTCCCCGTTTATTCGATTATACGCCTCATTTGTTTCAGTGTGAAAAAAGTAAAAGCTGTGCCAATGTGGAATTCCCACTTTTGACACAGCTTCTAAATTAATTTAATTCAACTAGCTCTTCTTTGTTAAAAGCACGGGAGCGAGATAAAAAGCGTTTCCCTTCCACACCTTCTAAGGAGAACATGCCTCCACGGCCATCGACGACATCGATAATAATTTGTGTATGCTTCCAATAATCAAACTGATTTTTGTGCATGTAAAATGGGCTATCACCAATTTCACCGAGTAACACGTCCTGATTACCAAGCAGCAAATCGCCGTCCGGATAACACATAGGTGAGGAGCCATCACAGCAGCCGCCTGATTGATGAAACATCACAGGGCCGTGGCGTTCACGCAGTAGCACAATTAGCTCAAGTGCAGCATCTGTAGCGATGACTCGCTGAACCATCTACCTGCACCTCCTCTCATCTTAGAAGAAACCTAGTTTGTTTTCATCATAGCTCACAAGTAGATTTTTCGTTTGCTGATAATGACTTAACATCATTTTATGATTTTCACGTCCAACACCTGACATTTTATATCCGCCAAATGCAGCATGTGCTGGGTATGCATGGTAGCAGTTCGTCCACACGCGTCCTGCTTGAATACCCCGACCAAAGCGGTACGCCGTATTCATATCGCGCGTCCATACACCTGCACCTAAGCCATATAATGTATCATTCGCGATTTCAAGCGCTTCTTCTTTCGTTTTGAAGGTTGTGACAGCCACAACCGGTCCGAAAATTTCTTCTTGGAAAATACGCATTTTATTATGGCCTTTGAAAACAGTTGGCTTAATGTAGTAGCCATCTGCTAAGTCCCCTTGAAGTTGATTGCGATCGCCGCCTGTTAAGCATTCAGCGCCTTCTTGCTTACCAATTTCTATATACGATAATATTTTTTCCATCTGCTCTGTTGATGCTTGTGCACCCATCATTGTACTCGGATTTAGTGGATTGCCTGTTTGAATAGCTTCAACGCGTTGTAACACACGCTCCATAAACTTGTCATAAATCGATTCTTGAATTAATGCACGGGACGGACATGTACATACTTCACCCTGATTTAGTGCGAAAAGTACAAAACCTTCAACCGCTTTATCTAAGAACGCATCGTCTGCTTCAAAAATATCCTCAAAGAAGATATTCGGTGATTTCCCACCAAGCTCGAGCGTTGCTGGAATTAAATTTTGTGATGCATATTGCATAATAAGACGACCAGTTGTTGTTTCACCTGTAAACGCAATTTTGCCAATGCGTGGATTTGACGCAAGTGGCTTTCCTGCTTCTAAACCAAACCCATTTACAATATTTAATACGCCTGGTGGTAATAAATCTTCAATTAACTCAGCGAGCACCAAAATCGATACAGGTGTTTGCTCTGCTGGTTTTAGCACAACACAGTTTCCTGCTGCTAATGCTGGTGCAAGCTTCCAAACTGCCATTAGTAATGGGAAATTCCAAGGAATAATTTGTCCAACAACACCGATTGGCTCGTGGAAATGATACGCTACTGTGTTATCATCCACTTGGCTTAAACCGCCCTCTTGTGCTCGTAATGCACCTGCAAAATAACGGAAATGATCAATAGCAAGTGGCAAGTCCGCATTTAATGTTTCTCGAACAGCTTTCCCATTATCCCAAGTTTCAGCTACAGCCAACACTTCAAGGTTTTGCTCAATACGGTCCGCAATCTTCAGTAAAATATTACTGCGCTCTGTTACAGAAGTTTTACCCCAAGCATCTTTTGCCGCATGCGCTGCATCTAATGCAAGTTCAATATCTTCTTCAGTTGAGCGGGCTGCCTGTGTAAAGACTTTACCTGTTACTGGTGTGACATTGTCAAAGTACTGACCATTCGTCGGTGGTGTCCATTTACCCCCAATGAAGTTGTCGTAACGCGCTTTAAAATTGACAATTGCCCCAGCTGTGTTCGGATTTGCATATGCCCCTGTTGAGTTTAGAACTGCTTCTGTCATTGAAAATTCTCCCCTTTGCACAAAATAGTTTGTCCATACCTTCTAACAAGGCTGCGTGAAAACTCAGGCTGAAAAACTTTCTATCTGTAAAAAGGTACCTTCTATTAATATATTGACAGAAAACCCATTTTATTTCAATTAATAACCTTCAATTTTCCGAATTTACTGTTTTATTTTTTCTGCTATACTTGGTACGTATGTTTTATACAACAATATTACTTAAAAATAGAATTTATTGGGGGATATTAGTACGTGAGGAATTTGTTTTTAGTCGTGGTAGCATTGATAGGATTGATTACTATGTCAAATAATGAACGGGTATTGGCAGCTACACCCGTAATCACAATGACAGATGATACAACAGCACGGTTCACCCTTCAAAATGGACAACCCGTGAAATATATTACGCTCTCAAAAGGGCAGCACTTTGCCGCAACGAAATCAGATGGTTCGTGGTCCATTAAAGTCGGAAGCGGAATGGTAACTGTAGAAGACCGCCTCGTAACACCATCGAAGAAAAAAATTTCATTTGCTTCTTTAAAAAACAAAATTGAACTCAATACAAATACATTCGCACCTATCTATGCCGCACATGCTAAGAAGGGCAAACCAATTGCGACCATAGCCAAAAATATGCGTATTAGCTCAAATGGATTAAAAGGACAGTTTTATGAAGTAGTTATCGGGGGGCGTACCGGTTATATTCACTGTAATGATGTGAGTGCCGATACAGGCGTACCCGTTTTAATTTATCACCACTTCGTAAAAAATCAGGCAAACTCCGTCTATAAAGATAGCTCATCTGTATATGACATTGATCTTTTCGACCAGCAAATGAATTATTTACAGAAAAACGGATTTTCCACTATTACACTAAAGGATTTAGATTTATGGATGCAGCGCAAACAGGCATTACCTTCTAAGGCGGTTGTCTTGACGTTTGATGATGCCAATCTTTCTGTCGAAAAACTTGTTTATCCAATCTTAAAACGCAATAATATGGTCGCGACGACATTTATCATTGGTGATCGTGTAACGAATAACACTCCTGAATTTAATATGGAGACAGTTCAATTTGCAGGATACGCAGAACTAGCAGGCATAACGGATATTTTTGATTTGGAGTACCATACTTATGGGCTTCACGTCTTTAATTCCCTCACAGGAAAAAGCGGTCTACAATACGCTTCGGCTAATGCACTAAAATATGACTTCATCAACGCCAAAGAGGTGCTGTTAAAGGCAGACCCAACAGCCGTTCCGAGTTATTTTGCCTATCCGTACGGCAAGTATATCAAAGCGAATGAAGCTGTGCTTATTCAAAGTGGGATTTCTTTAGCCTTTTTAAATAAAGGCGGAAAAGCGGAAATTTCAAGCCCGCGCCTCTATATCCCGCGCATACCAGTTCAAGGTCATATGACGGTGAAACAATTTGCAAAAGCCATTCGTAATTAATTACTTCGTTACAGTCCAATTTATTTGGCTATATTGTATACTGAAGATATTCTAACTGTAGGTGAAAAAATATGCGTATAAATAAATTTTTAAGTGAAACAGGCATCGTGTCTCGTCGTGGTGCAGATAAATGGGTAGAAGAAGGTCGCGTAACAATAAACGGCGTACTCGCAACAGTCGGCAGCCAAGTCGAAACGGGGGATGATGTACATGTGGACGGCAAGCCCGTTCAAAAAGAAGAACAGCTTGTCTATATTGTCTTAAATAAACCCGTCGGCATTACAAGTACAACTGAAAAACACATTAAAGGGAATGTTGTTGATTTCATCGGGCATCCTTTGCGAGTTTTTCATATCGGACGTCTGGATAAAGATTCAGAGGGATTACTCCTTTTGACAAATGATGGAGATATCGTAAATGAAATTTTGCGTGCCGAAAACCATCATGAAAAAGAATATGTCGTGCAAGTCGATCAGCCGATTACAGAGGACTTCCTTCTCGATATGGCTTCAGGTGTTGAAATTTTAGATACCAAAACTCTTCCTTGCCGTGTGGAGAAAATATCTTCACATGTATTTAAAATCATTTTAGAGCAGGGACTCAATCGTCAAATACGTAGAATGTGTTCCGCGCTTGGCTATTCAGTCAAACGTCTGCAACGTATCCGCATTATGAATATCCATATTGGGAATTTAAAAGTGGGACAGTGGCGTGATTTAACAGCTAAAGAACGCACAGATCTATTCAAACTACTAAACTACACACCAAAACACTAAAATCCGCAGACTGTTCGTATTGTTTGGAGGCATGCGTACAGTTTTACTAGGGGGAACTTCCATGCTTTCCATTCATCCAACAGAGCATTTAACTGGTGCTCGTATTAGTGGTGACTTTTGGGATATCGACGAATTAGTAAATGCCATTTACCATGTCATCGGGGATGAAAATCGCTACTATGATTACCAAGGTTCACGCAATCGCCTACTCAGTATTTGCTTGGATTTACGCCATGCCACACAAGGTGAGCGTCAAATTGAATTCGTAACAAATGGTATACATAAGGGGATTTCACGCAAGCAGCAGCTTTTATTGCCAGAGAAAAATGTGTATTTTGCTGTAGAGATTTTAATGCCTGAGCTTATTTTTTGCGCACTGGCATTAAATGATTTCATTACGCTTCATAAAGAAATCATTGATGATTCAGAGTGGAATGAACAGATCGCAACAATTCGTAAATTCCAAGCACAAATTGCTGAATGTTTAGAGGGATTAATGGAAAGGGAGCATTACCTCGTCTTTTTCACGACACTTCATGCGAAATCACCCTTCTACTTCCGCTATGCCACGCAATATGTGGACGTGTTGAATCTAGAGTATTTATCTCTTTCCAAAGAAGAGCGCTCCCAGCACTTAACCGCCTTTGCGTTACGGTTACTGATGGAGGACGAGCCTTACAATGCACTCAAAAATCAGTTACTTGAAGCAACGAGTACTTCGAAACTTCCGCTGCACGAAATTCAACTACTATTAAAATACCCAGAAGAAATAGTCTGGTAAAAAAACGACACTGAACAAAGGGGTATCCCTCCTGTTTAGTGTCGTTTCCTTTAATCTAGCGTTTCATAGGCCATCTTACAAATAACTGCTTCATGCTGCGGATACTTTTCAAGTAACTCTGTTTGTGTGAAAAGTTCAAAATCAGCAAAATCAAAACCCGGTGCAACCATACAACCAACGAGGCTAAATGTATCCTGCTCCTCTACAGAAGAACCAAAAATCGCCTGCTTTGGAACAAGAACTTGTGGCACTTCTCCGGCTTCAATATTTAATCCAAGCTTTTTCGCCTCATAGTGCCCATCCGCATGAATAATATGAACCGTTAGCGCGCTACCACCATGATAATACCAAAGCTCATCCGACTGCAACCGGTGTAAATGTGAAATATCATTAGATCCGAGTAAAAAATAGATACTCGTAAACAACGGACGTTCACCTTGCGCGCAAGTAAGCTGCTCATCTGCACGGAATGTCGATTTAAAATAGCCACCTTCCGGATGTGCTTCCATTTGTAATTTTTCAATAAAATATTGTGCTGTAAACTCCATCAAATTATTTTCCCCCAAAACTTTAACATATAAGATAAGCACACCCTCCAAAATAAAGTGATATGATGTTCTTATTTACTTGAATATCCCCAAATTATACTCCTTTCTTTTAGAAAGACACAACTCGCCCAAAATAGGGCGAGTTGATGTCCTTACTTATGTGGTTAAGAAAGTTAAACTTTCTTAACCACCAAAAAAAGGAATTGCCCCTCGAAAAATCGAGAGCCAATTCCTAGACATTATAAACCACCTAAATAAGCAGCCTTTACTTCTTCACTTTCTTGTAATTCTTGAGCTGAACCAGAAAGTACAATTTTTCCTGTTTCAAGTACGTACGCCCGGTTTGCTACGGATAGTGCCATATTGGCATTTTGCTCAACAAGCAATACTGTTGTGCCCTCTTTATTGACCATTTCAATAATATTAAAGATGTTTTTTACCATGAGCGGCGCAAGCCCCATCGATGGTTCATCCATTAGTAGTAGCTTTGGTTTTGCCATCAGCGCACGGCCCATTGCAAGCATTTGTTGCTCCCCACCTGAGAGGGTACCAGATAGCTGCTTTCGACGTTCGTAAAGACGTGGAAACAGTTCGTAAACATGCTCCATATCTTTTTTGATGCCGTCGCGATCCTTACGAAGATAGGCACCTAGATCTAAATTTTCTTCTACGGTCATATTTGCAAAGACACGACGCCCTTCTGGTACATGTGAAATCCCAGTTTTTACAATGGACTGCGCTGCTTTCCCGTCAATCGCTGAACCTAAATATTCAATCGAACCGCGTTTTGGTTTTAGTAATCCTGAAATTGTTTTAAGTAATGTACTTTTACCTGCACCATTTGCACCGATTAATGTAACAATTTCACCTTCATTTACCTCGAGGGAGATTCCTTTTAACGCTTGAATATTGCCGTAGTATACATCGATGTCATTCACTTTTAGCATATTATTCTGTAACCTCCTCACCTAAATACGCTTCAATTACTTTCGGATTTGCAAGAATTTCCTCTGGTGTGCCATTTGCAATCAATTGCCCATGATCCAACACATAAATACGTTCGCAAATGCCCATAACCAGTTTCATATCATGTTCAATCAGAAGAATTGTTAAATCAAATTCTTTTCGAATAAACGCGATTAACTCCATTAAATCATGCGTTTCCTGTGGATTCATACCGGCTGCAGGTTCATCCAATAGCAACAGCTTTGGACCCGCTGCAAGTGCACGGGCAATCTCAAGGCGGCGCTGCATTCCGTACGGTAAGTTTTTTGCTAGCTCATCGCGATACGTATCCAGCCCAAAAATTTTAAGGAAAGATAGTGACTCCGATTCCATCTTCGCCTCACCTGAAAAATGTTTTGGCAGCCGTAAAATAGAAGAAACAATATTATGGTTGGCAAGCGAATGGTTTGCTACTTTTACGTTATCTAATACCGATAGTTCTTTGAACAGGCGAATATTTTGGAACGTACGACTAATCCCGCCGCGCGTTACTTTATACGGATCTAATCCTTGAATCTGCTTGCCATTAAACGTAATCGTTCCTTCTGTCGGAGCGTATACCCCCGTTAACATATTGAACGTTGTTGTTTTTCCTGCACCATTTGGCCCAATTAAACCAATAAGCTCGCCTTGGTTCATATATAAGTTTA
Proteins encoded in this window:
- the adh gene encoding aldehyde dehydrogenase, whose translation is MTEAVLNSTGAYANPNTAGAIVNFKARYDNFIGGKWTPPTNGQYFDNVTPVTGKVFTQAARSTEEDIELALDAAHAAKDAWGKTSVTERSNILLKIADRIEQNLEVLAVAETWDNGKAVRETLNADLPLAIDHFRYFAGALRAQEGGLSQVDDNTVAYHFHEPIGVVGQIIPWNFPLLMAVWKLAPALAAGNCVVLKPAEQTPVSILVLAELIEDLLPPGVLNIVNGFGLEAGKPLASNPRIGKIAFTGETTTGRLIMQYASQNLIPATLELGGKSPNIFFEDIFEADDAFLDKAVEGFVLFALNQGEVCTCPSRALIQESIYDKFMERVLQRVEAIQTGNPLNPSTMMGAQASTEQMEKILSYIEIGKQEGAECLTGGDRNQLQGDLADGYYIKPTVFKGHNKMRIFQEEIFGPVVAVTTFKTKEEALEIANDTLYGLGAGVWTRDMNTAYRFGRGIQAGRVWTNCYHAYPAHAAFGGYKMSGVGRENHKMMLSHYQQTKNLLVSYDENKLGFF
- a CDS encoding polysaccharide deacetylase family protein, which gives rise to MSNNERVLAATPVITMTDDTTARFTLQNGQPVKYITLSKGQHFAATKSDGSWSIKVGSGMVTVEDRLVTPSKKKISFASLKNKIELNTNTFAPIYAAHAKKGKPIATIAKNMRISSNGLKGQFYEVVIGGRTGYIHCNDVSADTGVPVLIYHHFVKNQANSVYKDSSSVYDIDLFDQQMNYLQKNGFSTITLKDLDLWMQRKQALPSKAVVLTFDDANLSVEKLVYPILKRNNMVATTFIIGDRVTNNTPEFNMETVQFAGYAELAGITDIFDLEYHTYGLHVFNSLTGKSGLQYASANALKYDFINAKEVLLKADPTAVPSYFAYPYGKYIKANEAVLIQSGISLAFLNKGGKAEISSPRLYIPRIPVQGHMTVKQFAKAIRN
- the rluF gene encoding 23S rRNA pseudouridine(2604) synthase RluF; translation: MRINKFLSETGIVSRRGADKWVEEGRVTINGVLATVGSQVETGDDVHVDGKPVQKEEQLVYIVLNKPVGITSTTEKHIKGNVVDFIGHPLRVFHIGRLDKDSEGLLLLTNDGDIVNEILRAENHHEKEYVVQVDQPITEDFLLDMASGVEILDTKTLPCRVEKISSHVFKIILEQGLNRQIRRMCSALGYSVKRLQRIRIMNIHIGNLKVGQWRDLTAKERTDLFKLLNYTPKH
- a CDS encoding DUF6904 family protein is translated as MLSIHPTEHLTGARISGDFWDIDELVNAIYHVIGDENRYYDYQGSRNRLLSICLDLRHATQGERQIEFVTNGIHKGISRKQQLLLPEKNVYFAVEILMPELIFCALALNDFITLHKEIIDDSEWNEQIATIRKFQAQIAECLEGLMEREHYLVFFTTLHAKSPFYFRYATQYVDVLNLEYLSLSKEERSQHLTAFALRLLMEDEPYNALKNQLLEATSTSKLPLHEIQLLLKYPEEIVW
- a CDS encoding cupin domain-containing protein, whose protein sequence is MEFTAQYFIEKLQMEAHPEGGYFKSTFRADEQLTCAQGERPLFTSIYFLLGSNDISHLHRLQSDELWYYHGGSALTVHIIHADGHYEAKKLGLNIEAGEVPQVLVPKQAIFGSSVEEQDTFSLVGCMVAPGFDFADFELFTQTELLEKYPQHEAVICKMAYETLD
- a CDS encoding ABC transporter ATP-binding protein; the encoded protein is MLKVNDIDVYYGNIQALKGISLEVNEGEIVTLIGANGAGKSTLLKTISGLLKPKRGSIEYLGSAIDGKAAQSIVKTGISHVPEGRRVFANMTVEENLDLGAYLRKDRDGIKKDMEHVYELFPRLYERRKQLSGTLSGGEQQMLAMGRALMAKPKLLLMDEPSMGLAPLMVKNIFNIIEMVNKEGTTVLLVEQNANMALSVANRAYVLETGKIVLSGSAQELQESEEVKAAYLGGL
- a CDS encoding ABC transporter ATP-binding protein; amino-acid sequence: MSTLLSVDKLGIQFGGLKAVQDVNLYMNQGELIGLIGPNGAGKTTTFNMLTGVYAPTEGTITFNGKQIQGLDPYKVTRGGISRTFQNIRLFKELSVLDNVKVANHSLANHNIVSSILRLPKHFSGEAKMESESLSFLKIFGLDTYRDELAKNLPYGMQRRLEIARALAAGPKLLLLDEPAAGMNPQETHDLMELIAFIRKEFDLTILLIEHDMKLVMGICERIYVLDHGQLIANGTPEEILANPKVIEAYLGEEVTE